The genomic interval TTAGTTCGTGATGCGGCTCAATGGATAGCAAACAAAGAGATTCAGGGTGTAAATTTATCTATCAAAGATCAAAAGTTATTGgttcaaaaagaaataaatattaaatatttattatgtgaaGGGAAGGACATGGATTTGTTTTCTTGTAAATTTGAGTGTTCAAAACTTGAGATTCTAATTGCCGATATAGATAGAGATGAAAGCCAAAAATGTATGGAAGTCCCAAAttctttctttaaaaatattgtcaagcTTCGAATTTTATACTTTACAGGTAATGAAAAACAACCTCTATCATTACCACAATCAATTCAGTCATTGACGAATATTCGATCTTTGTTGGTTGATAAAGTGGATTTAGGTGACATCTCTGTTTTGGGAAAGCTGCAAAGTCTTGAGACTCTTGATTTGGTGTCCTGCACAATCAATGAATTGCCATTCGAAATTACAAAATTGGGGAAATTTAAATTGTTGAACTTGGATAATTGTGAAATTCGAAGGAATAATCCATTTGAAGTCATTGAAAAATGCTCATCACTTGAAGAGTTGTATTTCATAGAGAGTTTTAACGGTTTTTGTCGAGAAATAGCCATACCCGAGTTGCAAAGGTATCATATTTGTAACAACTGGGATATAATGAATTATTCACAATCAACGTATTTGAGTTTTTGTGCTAGTGATGATGCATCTGTTTTTTCAGAAGCAACGTTCAAGTATTTCATGCGAACAACAGAGTTTCTTCGACTAATAGGAATTAAGAGGGGATGGAGAAATCTCATGCCTGAGATTGTTCCTATAGGTCAAGGTATGGATGATCTTGTTGAGCTTCGCTTGAGTTGTATTTCACAGTTACAGTGTCTCATTGACTCTATTGGTTCTCAAGTACCAAGTCTTTTGTCCAAGTTGGTTGTACTAGAATTGGATAAGATGGAAAATTTGGAAGAACTAATCAATGGTTCCTTATCCTTTGACTCTTTGAAGAATTTAGAGATGCTATCAATGAAGcagtgtaaaaaatttaaaagattgtttCATTGCAAGCTAAATTTCTGCAATCTGAAGACCTTGATACTGGAGAAATGCCCAATGTTGGTTTCCCTATTTCCATTGATGTCTTGGAATCTGGTGCAGCTAGAGAAATTGCAAATAGCTGATTGTGAGGAACTGAAAAACataatagatattaaaagagAGGAGGAATCAAGAGACGAAATAGAGGATGGTGATAATGATAACAAGAGGCATGACTCGatttttccaaaactaaaagtTCTTGATATTGAGGGATGTCACCGATTAGAATCGATACTTCCCTTCCTTTCTTCTCAAGATTTTCCAGTACTAGAAGCTATCTTAATAAGAAAATGTGATGAGCTGAAATACATATTTAGCCAATACCAACATGTTGAACTCAAGTCACTACAAAGAATGCAGCTCTGTCAATTACCAAATTTCATAGACATTTTTCCAAAATGCCAGGATTCCATGTCTTCGCCTGTGAGTGAGTCATATTCTACTTCCGGAGATGGTTTCAAGGAACAAATACAATCGGACCCTATCAAATGCAATAGCTTCTCTTGGACTTATCTACGTTGTCATGGTGATAAATATGGGAGTTCGTCAACAACTAGAATTCCATTAGTTTCTGGGGATCAACCACACGACTACTCAATCGCATCGGTAACTGTTGAAAGtgtgagattttagagaaaaggagaagagaaaataataagggtttgaatattattgataatagcttaatgctaacttgattacaatagactcaatactaatctctatttatagagaaacatagactaaatctctattctaagatatctctataattataaattgatcctaagaaataatttaagatactctaatataatataaaagatattataagatattttttaatattctaacactccccctcaagctaaaccttactaagctttagcttgctacaagaaaatattttgctccacaaaataataaaaaatatggagaggcaactcagaGATGCATgcgaagtcggagagaattgctataaatatagcctagccagatagtctgattaatcatcagcctgagagaaattcatggaaggcaattgaaaaaagcaagctccgttcttctaaaaaactgcatttggaagcttcaaaccaataataatggagaggcaactcagggatgcatgtgaagtcagaaagaattgctataaatatagcctagccagatagtctgattaatcatcagcctgagagaaattcatggaaggcaattgaaaaaagcaagctccgttcttctaaaaaactgcatttggaagcttcaaaccaataataatggag from Cicer arietinum cultivar CDC Frontier isolate Library 1 chromosome 5, Cicar.CDCFrontier_v2.0, whole genome shotgun sequence carries:
- the LOC101508762 gene encoding disease resistance protein RPS2-like isoform X1; the encoded protein is MQVMHGVDEDMDGIYKCLKFSYDYMKDEKAKRLFLLSSIFPEDKEISVEILTRLGIGTGLFGEDYGSYDDTRNQVVVAKNKLIDSCLLLDVGERHVKMHDLVRDAAQWIANKEIQGVNLSIKDQKLLVQKEINIKYLLCEGKDMDLFSCKFECSKLEILIADIDRDESQKCMEVPNSFFKNIVKLRILYFTGNEKQPLSLPQSIQSLTNIRSLLVDKVDLGDISVLGKLQSLETLDLVSCTINELPFEITKLGKFKLLNLDNCEIRRNNPFEVIEKCSSLEELYFIESFNGFCREIAIPELQRYHICNNWDIMNYSQSTYLSFCASDDASVFSEATFKYFMRTTEFLRLIGIKRGWRNLMPEIVPIGQGMDDLVELRLSCISQLQCLIDSIGSQVPSLLSKLVVLELDKMENLEELINGSLSFDSLKNLEMLSMKQCKKFKRLFHCKLNFCNLKTLILEKCPMLVSLFPLMSWNLVQLEKLQIADCEELKNIIDIKREEESRDEIEDGDNDNKRHDSIFPKLKVLDIEGCHRLESILPFLSSQDFPVLEAILIRKCDELKYIFSQYQHVELKSLQRMQLCQLPNFIDIFPKCQDSMSSPVSESYSTSGDGFKEQIQSDPIKCNSFSWTYLRCHGDKYGSSSTTRIPLVSGDQPHDYSIASVTVESVRF